One stretch of Niallia sp. XMNu-256 DNA includes these proteins:
- a CDS encoding AzlC family ABC transporter permease, with protein sequence MRTNFMEWRSGVKHGIPIALGYMAVSFTFGIIAKQYGLNPFEAVFMSITNFTSAGQFAGLTLIAASAAFMEIALTQLIINSRYFLMSAALSQKIDPNASLLQRLIMAAGISDEVFGLSMTVKGKLNPYYTYGIISMAMPGWALGTLLGIISGNILPDRLVSALSIALYGMLLAVIIPPAKGNRILTGLILISMLASLLFAQLPYLNMISSGVKIILLTIVIAGIAAVLFPVKEEAEHGA encoded by the coding sequence ATGAGGACGAATTTTATGGAATGGCGAAGTGGGGTAAAACATGGGATCCCCATTGCACTTGGTTATATGGCCGTTTCCTTTACGTTTGGAATCATTGCGAAACAATATGGACTAAATCCTTTTGAGGCTGTTTTTATGTCCATTACTAACTTTACTTCAGCTGGACAATTTGCTGGTCTTACATTAATAGCTGCTTCAGCTGCTTTTATGGAAATTGCTCTTACCCAGCTAATTATTAATTCAAGGTATTTCTTAATGTCTGCTGCTCTTTCACAAAAAATAGACCCAAATGCGTCATTGCTTCAAAGGTTAATTATGGCGGCTGGAATATCAGATGAGGTCTTTGGTTTATCCATGACGGTCAAGGGGAAATTAAATCCTTATTATACATATGGGATCATCAGTATGGCAATGCCTGGCTGGGCTTTAGGAACGCTACTCGGAATCATTTCGGGAAATATATTACCAGATAGGCTGGTAAGTGCACTGAGTATCGCTCTCTATGGGATGTTATTGGCGGTTATTATTCCTCCTGCTAAAGGAAATAGGATTTTAACTGGACTTATTTTAATTTCGATGTTGGCAAGTTTGTTATTTGCACAACTGCCATACTTAAATATGATTTCATCAGGAGTGAAAATCATCTTATTAACTATTGTGATAGCCGGGATTGCGGCTGTTCTATTTCCTGTAAAGGAGGAAGCAGAGCATGGAGCTTAA
- a CDS encoding AzlD domain-containing protein, which translates to MELKVFLYIMVMAIVTYLIRVLPLTLIRKEINNSFIKSFLYYVPYVTLAVMIFPAILDSTASPWSALVGFIVAIIISYIGGSLITVSLLACLAVFVVELVI; encoded by the coding sequence ATGGAGCTTAAGGTCTTTTTATATATAATGGTCATGGCAATTGTTACATACCTCATTCGAGTGTTACCACTGACCCTCATTAGAAAGGAAATAAATAATTCATTTATAAAGTCCTTTTTATATTATGTGCCTTATGTAACATTGGCAGTTATGATCTTTCCGGCTATTTTGGACAGCACAGCATCACCTTGGTCTGCTTTAGTTGGCTTCATCGTTGCCATTATTATTTCCTATATTGGCGGGAGCTTGATCACAGTTTCTCTGCTAGCATGTTTAGCTGTTTTTGTTGTGGAGTTAGTCATTTGA
- a CDS encoding VOC family protein, giving the protein MINTIGKITIYVHNQEQAKDFWVNKLGFVVKGEYPMGPDATWLEVGPSEDEFTTLVIYNKALMEKQNPSAVAHPTILFSTNDIDAAYEKMKQNGVEVEDLLRMPYGNMFKFKDQDGNTYLLREDK; this is encoded by the coding sequence ATGATTAATACAATTGGAAAAATCACAATATACGTACATAACCAAGAACAAGCAAAAGATTTCTGGGTAAATAAACTCGGGTTTGTTGTTAAAGGTGAATATCCAATGGGTCCAGACGCTACTTGGCTCGAAGTGGGACCAAGTGAAGATGAGTTCACAACATTAGTTATATATAATAAAGCTCTAATGGAAAAGCAAAATCCATCTGCAGTTGCACATCCAACCATTCTTTTTAGTACAAATGATATTGATGCTGCTTATGAAAAAATGAAACAAAATGGTGTAGAAGTTGAAGACTTATTAAGGATGCCGTATGGTAATATGTTCAAATTCAAGGATCAGGATGGGAATACTTATTTATTACGCGAAGATAAATAA
- a CDS encoding HesB/YadR/YfhF family protein, which produces MKIEMSDKVFQWYKEELALNRGDCIRFYIRYGGFNSFVKGFSLGMNKDLPEQSHTKIEKDGITFYIEDCDTWYFDNKDLVVKFNEKLGEPEFLQAV; this is translated from the coding sequence ATGAAAATAGAAATGTCTGATAAAGTATTTCAATGGTACAAAGAAGAGCTAGCTTTAAATCGAGGAGATTGCATTCGTTTTTATATCAGATATGGTGGTTTTAACTCTTTTGTAAAAGGCTTCTCATTAGGGATGAATAAAGATTTACCTGAACAATCACATACAAAAATTGAAAAAGATGGAATTACCTTCTATATTGAAGATTGCGATACATGGTATTTTGATAATAAAGATCTAGTTGTTAAATTTAATGAAAAATTAGGCGAACCAGAATTTCTACAAGCGGTCTAA
- a CDS encoding LLM class flavin-dependent oxidoreductase produces the protein MEIGISTFVETTPDVHTGKVISHAERIREVVEEIVLADEVGLDVFGVGEHHREDYACSSPAVLLAAAASQTKRIRLSSAVTVLSSDDPVRVFQDFATVDAISNGRAEIMAGRGSFIESFPLFGYDLKDYDELYNEKLDLLLQICQSEVVNWSGKHRPAIHNRGVYPRPVQDPLPVWIASGGTPDSTARAGHLGLPLVLAIIGGSPLHFEPLVRLYKRTAARAGHDPAKLTVASHSHGFVAESDDVAAEKFFPPTQYAMNKLGRERGWGPYTRETFDAASRLEGALYVGSPKTVAEKIIYLRKNVGITRFMLHCPVGTMSHEDVMKSIELLGKEVAPIVREEVAKWESSQEGI, from the coding sequence ATGGAAATTGGAATTAGTACATTTGTCGAAACAACTCCAGATGTTCATACAGGAAAAGTCATTAGTCATGCTGAAAGAATAAGGGAAGTGGTTGAGGAAATCGTGCTAGCGGACGAAGTAGGGTTAGATGTTTTTGGTGTTGGAGAGCATCATCGTGAAGATTATGCCTGTTCATCCCCAGCAGTTTTACTAGCTGCAGCAGCTTCACAAACTAAAAGAATTCGACTATCCAGTGCCGTAACCGTCCTATCTTCAGACGATCCTGTCCGTGTTTTTCAGGACTTTGCAACCGTTGATGCCATTTCCAATGGACGAGCAGAAATAATGGCAGGAAGGGGTTCTTTTATTGAGTCGTTTCCATTATTTGGCTATGATTTGAAAGATTATGACGAGCTTTATAATGAAAAGCTTGATTTATTGTTACAAATTTGTCAATCAGAAGTAGTTAATTGGAGTGGAAAGCATCGTCCTGCCATTCATAATCGAGGGGTTTATCCAAGACCTGTTCAAGATCCATTACCGGTTTGGATTGCCAGTGGTGGGACCCCTGATTCAACTGCTCGAGCAGGACACTTAGGTTTACCATTAGTGCTAGCGATTATTGGCGGAAGTCCTTTACATTTTGAGCCGTTAGTTAGACTTTATAAAAGGACAGCTGCTCGAGCTGGTCATGATCCAGCAAAATTAACCGTTGCTTCACACTCGCATGGGTTTGTAGCTGAAAGTGATGATGTGGCAGCAGAGAAGTTTTTTCCACCTACTCAATATGCGATGAACAAATTAGGTCGTGAACGTGGCTGGGGTCCTTATACACGTGAAACGTTTGATGCTGCTAGCAGATTAGAAGGGGCTCTTTATGTTGGTTCTCCTAAGACAGTAGCCGAAAAAATCATTTATCTTCGTAAAAATGTCGGGATTACCCGTTTCATGCTACATTGTCCTGTTGGCACAATGTCACATGAAGATGTGATGAAATCAATCGAATTACTTGGTAAAGAAGTTGCGCCTATCGTACGAGAAGAAGTGGCGAAATGGGAAAGCAGTCAAGAAGGAATATAA
- a CDS encoding DHA2 family efflux MFS transporter permease subunit, whose translation MSTQTKVKSPKIMAAILMLGAFIGLFGETALNMALTNIMDQYSIEASTAQWLTTGYLLTLAILVPISALLMKWFSTRQLVIGGLIISLAGALLAAASPSFALLQTGRVVQAIGTGILMPVMVSVLLVIFPVHKRGVVMGVMGLVITLGPALGPTLSGVVISALSWNYIFWFSAIFYVFLTLAAFAKIENVGEITKPKIDGLSIVLSTVGFGGLIYGLASLAGASFTAPIVWIPLLVGVIALVLFGLRQDSMDKPMINLSVFKQPMFSLGTAMMFLSILVILSTGILLPMYLKGSLLFSAAVAGLLLLPGNAVNVIMSPIVGSLFDKIGPKKLAFTGSIIVLIGNIIFVTSISATTPAWQIVVAFMVLFFGLTMVTIPAQTNGLNALPRELYADGSAAMNTLNQVAGAAGTAIAITLLTAGSTSFAASKPGVMEGEILAAGVKHAFYFVTGISVVALILSSFMKKPRTVQEKAPITVKAAEPVRVRN comes from the coding sequence ATGAGTACACAAACTAAAGTAAAAAGTCCAAAAATAATGGCAGCAATCTTAATGCTAGGTGCCTTTATCGGGTTGTTCGGTGAAACGGCATTAAATATGGCATTAACAAATATTATGGATCAATATTCAATTGAAGCATCTACTGCACAGTGGTTGACAACAGGGTATTTATTAACATTAGCTATTTTAGTTCCTATTTCTGCTTTATTAATGAAATGGTTTTCGACAAGACAATTAGTGATCGGTGGACTCATTATTTCACTGGCAGGAGCACTGCTGGCAGCCGCTTCACCAAGTTTTGCTTTATTGCAAACTGGACGTGTTGTTCAAGCGATAGGTACAGGTATTCTCATGCCTGTTATGGTAAGCGTACTTTTAGTTATTTTCCCTGTCCATAAACGTGGGGTTGTTATGGGGGTTATGGGGCTTGTTATTACACTAGGTCCAGCACTAGGGCCGACTCTTTCGGGGGTTGTTATTAGTGCTTTAAGTTGGAACTATATTTTCTGGTTTAGCGCTATTTTTTATGTGTTCTTGACTTTAGCAGCTTTCGCTAAAATTGAAAACGTTGGAGAAATTACAAAGCCTAAAATTGATGGGTTATCAATTGTTTTATCTACAGTAGGATTTGGTGGGTTAATTTATGGATTAGCTTCTCTGGCTGGTGCTTCTTTTACAGCTCCGATCGTATGGATACCATTACTAGTAGGAGTTATCGCTCTTGTATTATTTGGACTTCGTCAAGATTCAATGGATAAACCAATGATCAATTTAAGTGTATTTAAACAGCCGATGTTTTCATTAGGTACAGCGATGATGTTCTTAAGTATTTTAGTGATTTTATCAACTGGTATTTTATTACCTATGTATTTAAAAGGATCATTATTATTTAGTGCGGCGGTAGCTGGTCTATTATTACTTCCAGGTAATGCTGTAAACGTAATAATGTCACCGATTGTAGGATCACTATTTGATAAAATTGGACCGAAGAAATTAGCCTTTACTGGATCGATCATTGTATTAATTGGAAATATTATATTTGTTACATCAATTTCAGCAACAACGCCAGCTTGGCAAATTGTTGTAGCGTTTATGGTTTTATTCTTTGGGTTAACAATGGTAACCATTCCAGCACAAACCAATGGACTAAATGCGTTGCCTCGTGAGTTATATGCAGATGGATCAGCAGCTATGAATACATTAAACCAAGTAGCTGGTGCTGCAGGTACAGCCATAGCCATTACATTGCTTACAGCTGGTTCTACTAGTTTTGCAGCAAGTAAACCTGGTGTTATGGAAGGTGAAATTTTAGCTGCTGGTGTCAAACATGCCTTCTACTTTGTTACAGGTATTTCAGTTGTTGCATTAATCTTGTCTTCATTTATGAAAAAACCGAGGACAGTACAGGAGAAAGCTCCGATAACAGTGAAAGCAGCAGAACCTGTACGCGTGCGAAATTAA
- a CDS encoding CBS domain-containing protein has translation MKVRDFMIHKVFTVKATNTVEELLKVLNSNRIGGVPVVDVKGNLVGMVSDGDVLRYLSPKPLGFAALVYIMEDGELEDVIIEKLDTPVKEIMTKKNILSVSPDDDFETALRSLSRHHYKKLPVINRAGRVVGVLSRGDIIDSISKIIISRNKEGYPKMI, from the coding sequence ATGAAGGTAAGAGACTTCATGATTCACAAAGTATTTACTGTTAAAGCTACAAATACAGTTGAAGAATTATTAAAAGTTCTTAATAGCAATCGAATTGGCGGTGTTCCAGTTGTTGATGTTAAAGGGAATTTAGTTGGAATGGTGTCAGATGGAGATGTATTACGCTATTTATCTCCAAAGCCACTTGGTTTTGCAGCTCTCGTATATATCATGGAGGATGGAGAATTGGAGGATGTCATAATAGAAAAGTTGGATACGCCTGTAAAAGAAATTATGACTAAGAAAAACATCCTTTCTGTCTCACCTGATGATGACTTTGAAACAGCACTCCGCTCCCTTTCTAGACACCATTACAAAAAACTTCCCGTAATTAATCGAGCAGGCCGTGTAGTTGGGGTTCTTAGCCGAGGAGATATTATCGACAGCATTTCAAAAATCATTATTTCCCGTAATAAAGAAGGCTACCCTAAAATGATCTAA
- a CDS encoding DUF4317 domain-containing protein: MNKKDIANIRKEFKLDNYRMRILEIFNVYVQKESGEIYHHVGQPFQMLEQETQELFLTNFKKVLTGNLDSKLFELKFKSDVEDSTQTILFNGLHVASTDWRELMLQIVEKMFAHSVYEFDTVVTFIRGEYRQATKKRDLESEDGGDDEVSSNHFILCSLNKTDQPKKTLLFDYVEKEFKPNHAVDPIINLASPLTGFLFPTFSNHAADVNHILYCAGKPNQPDITFIEEVLNCEDTMTAVEDKDSFELILKNVIGDEVDSQVISNVYEEIDKLVQENNEDKESEIESPMLDYRDVERILTVSGVEDVNSDRVEHAFKAVVADETHEFKASSIVPKTIKIETKIATVSIDPKELRNVKYVNFNGKKCLLLEVNEDIIVEGFKLEESETF, encoded by the coding sequence ATGAATAAAAAGGACATCGCAAATATCCGCAAAGAATTTAAATTAGATAATTATCGCATGAGGATTTTGGAAATTTTCAATGTTTATGTACAGAAAGAATCTGGGGAAATCTACCATCATGTGGGTCAACCCTTTCAAATGTTAGAGCAGGAAACCCAAGAATTGTTTTTGACGAATTTTAAAAAGGTTTTGACGGGTAATCTTGACTCAAAGCTTTTTGAATTGAAATTTAAGTCAGATGTGGAAGACAGTACGCAAACCATTCTTTTTAATGGATTACATGTGGCATCAACCGATTGGAGAGAACTTATGCTCCAAATCGTTGAAAAGATGTTTGCTCATTCAGTCTATGAGTTTGATACGGTCGTGACCTTTATACGCGGGGAATATCGGCAAGCAACGAAGAAGCGAGATTTAGAATCAGAAGACGGTGGAGATGATGAGGTTTCTTCTAATCATTTTATTCTCTGTAGTCTCAATAAAACTGACCAGCCAAAAAAGACATTGTTATTTGATTATGTGGAGAAGGAATTCAAACCGAATCATGCGGTGGATCCCATTATTAATTTAGCCTCACCGTTGACAGGGTTTCTGTTTCCTACTTTTAGTAATCATGCAGCAGATGTAAACCATATTCTTTACTGTGCAGGAAAGCCAAATCAACCCGACATAACCTTTATTGAAGAGGTCCTGAATTGTGAAGATACGATGACCGCAGTGGAAGATAAGGATAGCTTTGAATTGATATTAAAAAATGTCATTGGGGATGAAGTAGATTCTCAAGTAATTTCAAATGTTTACGAAGAGATTGATAAGCTGGTTCAAGAAAATAACGAGGATAAAGAAAGTGAAATTGAATCCCCAATGTTGGATTATCGTGATGTTGAACGCATCTTAACTGTTAGTGGTGTGGAGGACGTGAACAGTGATCGAGTGGAGCATGCCTTTAAAGCCGTTGTTGCCGATGAAACTCATGAATTCAAAGCAAGCAGTATTGTTCCGAAAACCATTAAAATTGAAACAAAGATAGCTACTGTATCAATTGATCCGAAAGAGTTGAGAAACGTTAAATATGTCAATTTCAATGGAAAGAAATGCTTGCTGTTGGAAGTGAATGAAGACATCATCGTAGAAGGATTCAAATTAGAAGAATCCGAAACTTTTTAA
- the fabI gene encoding enoyl-ACP reductase FabI, with protein sequence MEDLLKLKGKNIVVMGVANERSLAWGVAKSLYKAGANVIYTYRLERSLGKLTKLLEGDNLSTENIFQCDVNNDESIKQAFTAIGEKFDVIHGIVHSVAFAHAEDLKNPFLQTSREGFSFAHDTSAYSLVAVAREASPFMTEGGSIVTMSYLGAERAIETYRVMGVAKAALEASVRYLALDLGKNNIRVNAISAGPIRTLAAKGVSGFNDILRTIEEKAPLQRNVTQDDVGDMTLAILSNLARGVTGEVIYVDSGYNIVG encoded by the coding sequence ATGGAAGATTTATTAAAATTAAAAGGAAAAAATATTGTCGTCATGGGGGTAGCAAACGAGAGAAGCCTCGCATGGGGAGTGGCTAAATCTCTTTATAAAGCTGGAGCTAATGTCATTTATACATACCGTTTAGAGCGCTCTTTAGGAAAATTGACTAAGCTTTTAGAAGGAGATAACCTTTCGACTGAAAATATTTTCCAATGTGACGTTAATAATGATGAAAGTATTAAACAAGCTTTTACAGCAATCGGTGAAAAGTTCGATGTTATTCATGGGATTGTACATTCCGTTGCCTTTGCTCATGCGGAAGATTTAAAAAATCCATTTCTTCAAACATCACGTGAAGGATTTTCATTTGCCCATGATACAAGTGCCTATTCCCTAGTTGCTGTAGCAAGAGAAGCATCACCATTTATGACAGAAGGCGGCTCAATCGTTACGATGAGTTACTTAGGCGCAGAACGAGCGATTGAAACGTATCGAGTGATGGGGGTTGCCAAAGCTGCACTAGAGGCGAGTGTAAGGTACTTAGCTCTTGATTTAGGTAAAAATAATATTCGTGTGAATGCCATTTCAGCTGGTCCGATTCGGACACTTGCTGCAAAAGGGGTTTCTGGATTTAATGATATTTTAAGAACAATTGAAGAAAAGGCCCCATTACAGCGAAATGTCACTCAAGATGATGTTGGCGACATGACATTAGCGATATTGAGTAACCTTGCACGTGGTGTCACTGGAGAAGTGATTTACGTGGACTCTGGTTACAATATCGTAGGATAA
- a CDS encoding M3 family oligoendopeptidase, translating into MKYNDTWDLDMIFPGGTKSPQLQAKLHMIKEEIEQFQNVIKNWNAVESQSAKALNDILIKQDSIENGIGQCRTFVQMWHDAYMDDEYASVVMGQVMDLSSELENLSTIFTKKLVSISEEGWKSLLEDSELKEVSFALNEMRDQGNRLLSEAEEKIITDLNKDGLAGWSQLYDTTVSVMTIPFTDKEGKTTHYSVGQAMNRMYSDSDPWVRKQLFEKWEEAWTKFAPIFADTLNHLDGYRITLQKAHGREDFMEEPLEYNRMSQETLDAMWSAVSKRKQPFIDFLNQKAKILGMEKLGWQDVDAPVTFGDAKPPQYTYDEACDFVIDHFSSFGSKLASFAKHVLENRWVEAEDRANKRPGGYCEELPEFKESRIFMTFSGSSSDVGTLAHELGHAYHSYVMRDLPALNRQYAMNVAETASTFAENIIGNATVTNAKTKEEKVTLLNAKMENATAMFLNIHARYLFEKAFYEERSKGIVSEQRISELMLQAQKEAYGESLSSYHPHFWCSKLHFFIDDVPFYNFPYTFGYLFSLSIYAEYLKEPTGFEDKYISLLRDTGSMLVEELANKHLGVDITKPAFWEAGIKLMEKDAEEFIELTNDMLK; encoded by the coding sequence GTGAAATATAATGATACGTGGGATTTAGATATGATTTTTCCCGGCGGCACGAAGTCACCACAATTACAAGCTAAATTACATATGATAAAAGAAGAAATCGAGCAATTTCAGAACGTTATTAAAAATTGGAATGCAGTTGAATCTCAGTCGGCTAAGGCCTTAAATGATATTTTAATTAAACAAGATAGCATTGAGAATGGGATCGGGCAGTGTCGAACATTTGTGCAAATGTGGCATGATGCTTACATGGATGACGAATATGCGAGTGTTGTTATGGGGCAAGTAATGGATTTATCAAGTGAATTAGAAAATCTATCGACCATATTTACAAAAAAGCTCGTTTCCATTTCGGAAGAGGGATGGAAAAGCCTCTTGGAGGATTCAGAACTAAAGGAAGTATCATTTGCCTTAAATGAAATGCGTGATCAAGGGAATCGCTTGTTATCAGAGGCAGAAGAAAAGATTATTACTGATTTAAATAAGGACGGGCTAGCAGGCTGGAGTCAATTGTATGATACAACTGTTTCAGTTATGACGATTCCATTTACCGATAAAGAAGGGAAGACGACCCATTATTCAGTTGGTCAGGCCATGAATCGTATGTACTCTGATTCAGATCCATGGGTCCGAAAACAACTTTTTGAAAAATGGGAGGAGGCGTGGACGAAATTTGCTCCTATTTTTGCGGATACATTAAATCACTTAGATGGATATCGGATTACGCTGCAAAAAGCCCATGGCCGTGAAGATTTTATGGAAGAACCGTTAGAGTATAATCGTATGTCGCAAGAAACGCTTGATGCGATGTGGTCAGCTGTTTCTAAACGTAAACAGCCGTTTATTGATTTTTTAAATCAAAAAGCGAAAATTTTAGGAATGGAAAAGTTAGGATGGCAAGATGTTGATGCTCCTGTTACATTTGGGGATGCAAAGCCGCCTCAATATACGTATGATGAGGCTTGTGACTTTGTTATTGACCATTTTTCCAGTTTTGGGTCTAAACTAGCTTCTTTCGCTAAACATGTTTTGGAGAATCGCTGGGTTGAAGCAGAGGACCGCGCAAACAAACGGCCAGGTGGGTATTGTGAGGAACTTCCAGAGTTCAAAGAGTCACGAATTTTTATGACGTTTTCAGGTTCTTCTTCAGATGTTGGAACACTGGCACATGAATTAGGGCATGCGTATCATAGTTATGTGATGAGGGATTTACCGGCGCTTAATCGTCAGTATGCAATGAATGTAGCCGAAACAGCCAGCACATTTGCTGAAAATATTATTGGGAATGCAACTGTAACGAATGCGAAAACAAAAGAGGAAAAGGTAACTTTATTAAATGCAAAAATGGAAAATGCAACAGCGATGTTTTTAAATATCCATGCACGGTATCTATTTGAGAAAGCGTTTTATGAAGAGCGGTCGAAAGGAATTGTTTCCGAGCAGAGAATCAGTGAATTAATGCTTCAGGCTCAGAAGGAGGCTTATGGTGAATCGTTATCAAGCTATCACCCGCACTTCTGGTGCAGCAAACTGCATTTTTTCATTGATGACGTGCCATTTTATAATTTTCCATACACATTTGGTTACTTATTCAGTTTGAGCATTTATGCCGAATATTTAAAGGAGCCGACTGGTTTCGAAGATAAATATATTTCTTTACTTCGAGATACAGGATCCATGTTAGTCGAAGAGTTGGCAAACAAACATTTAGGTGTGGATATAACAAAGCCAGCCTTTTGGGAAGCTGGGATTAAATTAATGGAAAAGGATGCTGAAGAATTTATTGAATTAACCAATGACATGTTGAAATAG
- a CDS encoding Fur-regulated basic protein FbpA, producing MRNSMEQRRQKLINKLVALNVYKEEDARLIQSSFSKLQYEYQQFKAQYHPHGEVGSIHWT from the coding sequence ATGAGAAATAGCATGGAACAAAGACGCCAAAAGTTAATTAATAAATTAGTAGCCTTAAATGTCTATAAAGAAGAAGATGCAAGGTTAATTCAATCTTCGTTTTCAAAATTACAATATGAATATCAACAATTTAAAGCACAATATCATCCACATGGTGAAGTGGGATCCATTCATTGGACATAA
- a CDS encoding Fur-regulated basic protein FbpA, with protein sequence MVYKGEMVVDRNDLEKTEKKKGELIEKLISRGVYKIDRIHLFELNLTELEKLYQKVCMGHECWNIAKD encoded by the coding sequence GTGGTTTATAAAGGAGAAATGGTAGTGGACAGGAACGACCTTGAAAAGACAGAAAAGAAAAAAGGGGAGCTTATTGAAAAGTTAATTAGCCGTGGAGTGTATAAAATAGACCGAATTCATTTGTTTGAATTAAATTTAACAGAGTTAGAGAAACTATATCAAAAGGTTTGCATGGGACATGAATGCTGGAATATAGCTAAAGACTAA
- a CDS encoding DUF1292 domain-containing protein, which produces MNKIEVGEVFTINDEEGQEQEVEVLAVVSIEENDYVAVAFAEDVKEDTEDDIDIFFLKVDQDGDFEAIESDEEFDRVSAVFDDMMEDD; this is translated from the coding sequence TTGAATAAGATTGAAGTTGGCGAAGTCTTTACCATTAATGATGAAGAGGGTCAAGAACAAGAGGTTGAAGTATTAGCAGTTGTATCCATCGAAGAAAATGATTATGTAGCAGTGGCTTTTGCGGAAGATGTAAAAGAAGATACAGAAGACGACATTGATATCTTCTTTTTAAAAGTCGATCAAGACGGGGACTTTGAAGCCATTGAAAGTGATGAGGAATTTGATAGAGTTTCCGCAGTGTTTGATGACATGATGGAAGATGATTAA
- a CDS encoding TetR family transcriptional regulator, translating into MPKQTFFNLPDVKRQNLIEAAKKEFSQVPLMKASVAHIIKMAGIPRGSFYQYFENLEDLYSYLLEQETKKRKEDFISLLRTKNGDLIETVTVMYHHFLVEMPDEEERTFLKNALLNVTNRDGFSLTDVFDMEQGKEHEKEVLKLIDRDRLNIKDDRELLHILQIISAVLFRNFIEKLLKGLSDKEAIDNFTIEMNILKRGIYISETENHK; encoded by the coding sequence ATGCCCAAACAAACGTTTTTTAACCTGCCTGATGTAAAGAGGCAGAATTTGATTGAAGCTGCTAAAAAGGAGTTTTCGCAAGTTCCATTAATGAAAGCGTCAGTAGCCCATATTATTAAGATGGCTGGAATTCCGAGAGGTAGTTTTTATCAGTATTTTGAAAACTTAGAGGATCTATATAGCTATTTACTTGAACAGGAGACCAAAAAGAGAAAGGAAGACTTCATCTCCTTATTGAGAACAAAAAATGGTGATCTCATTGAAACGGTAACGGTAATGTACCATCATTTTCTCGTTGAAATGCCAGATGAAGAAGAGCGAACATTTCTAAAAAATGCTCTGCTTAATGTCACAAATCGGGATGGATTTTCTCTTACAGATGTGTTTGATATGGAACAAGGGAAAGAACATGAAAAAGAAGTCCTGAAATTAATTGATCGTGATCGTTTGAATATTAAGGATGATCGAGAATTACTTCATATTTTACAAATTATTTCAGCCGTACTGTTTCGCAATTTTATCGAAAAACTATTAAAAGGGCTTTCTGACAAAGAGGCAATTGATAACTTTACAATTGAGATGAATATATTAAAACGCGGTATTTACATAAGTGAAACAGAAAACCACAAATAA
- the spx gene encoding transcriptional regulator Spx, with amino-acid sequence MTATIMTGSSCLSTKKAKQWFDKHKFPYNERNIVKEPITLSELLNILQMTENGTDEILSKRSKVYKELQVNLDELPLTELLELFQQNPGLIKTPIIMDEKRLQIGYHEDEIRQFIPRKERKNQWLKWRLNNFSFVEG; translated from the coding sequence ATGACAGCAACAATAATGACAGGATCTTCTTGTTTATCAACAAAGAAGGCGAAACAATGGTTTGATAAACATAAATTTCCCTATAACGAACGAAATATTGTAAAAGAACCGATTACATTAAGTGAATTATTAAATATTCTTCAAATGACCGAAAATGGTACGGATGAAATCCTATCAAAACGATCAAAAGTATATAAAGAATTACAAGTGAATTTGGATGAACTTCCTTTAACAGAGTTGCTTGAATTATTTCAACAAAATCCCGGACTGATTAAAACTCCTATTATTATGGATGAAAAAAGACTTCAAATTGGTTATCACGAGGATGAAATTCGCCAGTTTATCCCAAGAAAAGAACGGAAAAACCAGTGGTTAAAATGGCGCTTAAATAACTTTAGTTTTGTTGAAGGTTAA